One window from the genome of Aphelocoma coerulescens isolate FSJ_1873_10779 chromosome 19, UR_Acoe_1.0, whole genome shotgun sequence encodes:
- the PIPOX gene encoding peroxisomal sarcosine oxidase: MAAPSQPQKSSYDVIVMGAGIQGSFTAYHLAQRHKDTLLLEQFLLPHSRGSSHGQSRIIRSAYPQEYYSRMMPDSFRLWQQLEAETGTTLYRQTGLVVLGLPGEPELEACRRSLGVDEVLDAAALAQRFPGFRLQAGQVAVLDSTAGVLFADRALRAVQEVFCRHGGTLRDGEKVLRIEPGATVTVTTTAGVYKAPRLIITAGAWTGAFVEQLGLRLPLQPLRINVCYWREKQPGSASLGSVSPCFLTLGLSQAPHGIYGLPSIEYPGLMKVCHHHGSPTDPEKRDQAPSSAPHPDIAVLSSFISSYLPGLETQPAVMETCLYTNTPDEDFILDRHPKFSNIVIGAGFSGHGFKLAPVVGKLLCELSLGEEPSHNMAHFAITRFPGVLGAAQ; the protein is encoded by the exons ATGGCTGCCCCAAGCCAGCCCCAGAAGTCCAGCTACGATGTCATTGTCATGGGGGCCGGCATCCAGGGCTCTTTCACTGCCTACCACCTGGCCCAGCGCCACAAGGAcactctgctgctggagcag TTCCTCCTGCCCCACTCTCGGGGCAGCTCGCATGGGCAGAGCCGCATCATCCGCAGCGCCTACCCCCAGGAGTACTATTCCCGCATGATGCCCGACAGCTTCCgcctctggcagcagctggaggccGAGACCGGCACCACCCTCTACAg ACAGACGggactggtggtgctggggctgcCGGGAGAGCCGGAGCTGGAGGCCTGCAGGAGGAGCCTGGGTGTTGACGAGGTCCTCGACGCCGCGGCGCTGGCCCAGCGCTTCCCTGGCTTCCGGCTCCAAGCTGGCCAGGTGGCCGTGTTGGACAGCACTGCCGGGGTGCTCTTCGCTGACCGGGCACTGCGGGCGGTGCAG GAGGTCTTTTGCCGACATGGGGGCACCCTGCGGGACGGGGAGAAGGTGCTGCGCATCGAACCTGGGgccactgtcactgtcaccaccaCTGCTGGGGTGTACAAAGCCCCCCGGCTCATCATCACGGCCGGAGCCTGGACTGGTGCCTTCGTGGAACAGCTGGGTCTCCGCCTGCCACTGCAG CCCCTGCGCATCAATGTCTGCTACTGGAGGGAGAAGCAACCTGGGAGCGCCAGCTTGGGCAGTGTCAGTCCCTGCTTCTTGACCCTGGGGCTGAGCCAAGCCCCCCATGGCATCTACGGGCTGCCCTCCATTGAGTACCCAGGTCTGATGAAG GTGTGCCACCACCATGGCAGCCCCACAGACCCAGAGAAGCGGGATCAGGCCCCCTCGAGTGCCCCCCACCCTGACATCGCCGTCCTGAGCAGCTTCATCAGCAGCTATCTGCCTGGGCTGGAGACCCAGCCGGCAGTGATGGAGACCTGCCTCTACACG AACACTCCAGATGAAGATTTCATCCTGGACCGGCACCCCAAGTTCAGCAACATCGTCATCGGTGCCGGCTTCTCAG GCCATGGGTTCAAGCTGGCACCAGTGGTGGGAAAGTTGCTGTGTGAGCTGAGCCTGGGCGAGGAGCCATCCCACAACATGGCCCACTTTGCCATCACCCGCTTCCCCGGTGTGCTTGGGGCTGCACAGTAG